A window of the Flavobacterium sangjuense genome harbors these coding sequences:
- the rpsS gene encoding 30S ribosomal protein S19 gives MARSLKKGPFVHYKLDKKVQENIAGGNKGVVKTWSRASMITPDFVGQTIAVHNGRQFVPVYVTENMVGHKLGEFSPTRSFRGHAGAKNKGKK, from the coding sequence ATGGCACGTTCATTAAAAAAAGGACCTTTTGTTCATTACAAATTAGATAAAAAAGTTCAGGAAAACATCGCAGGTGGAAACAAAGGAGTAGTAAAGACTTGGTCTAGAGCTTCTATGATTACTCCGGATTTTGTTGGACAAACAATCGCAGTACACAATGGTCGTCAGTTTGTACCAGTTTACGTAACAGAAAACATGGTAGGTCACAAATTAGGAGAGTTTTCACCAACAAGATCTTTTAGAGGTCACGCTGGAGCAAAAAATAAAGGTAAAAAATAA
- the rplV gene encoding 50S ribosomal protein L22 — protein sequence MGVRKRETADARKEANKSIAFAKLNNCPTSPRKMRLVADLVRGQKVERALNILRFSTKEASRKLEKLLLSAINNWEQKNSEGNVAEAGLFVKTITVDGGMMLKRLRPAPQGRAHRIRKRSNHVTIVLGQLDNTQAN from the coding sequence ATGGGAGTTCGTAAAAGAGAAACAGCAGATGCGAGAAAAGAGGCTAATAAGTCGATTGCTTTCGCGAAATTGAATAACTGCCCTACTTCACCTAGAAAAATGCGCTTAGTTGCGGACTTGGTAAGAGGTCAGAAAGTTGAAAGAGCGTTGAATATTTTAAGATTCAGCACTAAAGAAGCTTCAAGAAAATTAGAGAAACTATTATTATCTGCAATCAATAACTGGGAGCAAAAAAATAGTGAAGGTAATGTAGCTGAAGCAGGCTTATTTGTAAAAACAATCACTGTAGATGGTGGAATGATGTTGAAAAGACTTCGTCCGGCTCCACAGGGAAGAGCACACAGAATTAGAAAACGTTCTAACCACGTTACAATAGTATTAGGACAATTAGATAACACACAAGCAAATTAA
- the rpsC gene encoding 30S ribosomal protein S3, whose amino-acid sequence MGQKTNPIGNRLGIIRGWDSNWYGGNDYGDKIAEDYKIRKYIHARLSKASVSKVIIERTLKLVTVTITTARPGIIIGKGGQEVDKLKEELKKVTDKEVQINIFEIKRPELDAYLVGTSIARQIESRISYRRAIKMAIAAAMRMNAEGIKVLISGRLNGAEMARSEQFKEGRIPLSTFRADIDYALAEAHTTYGRMGIKVWIMKGEVYGKRDLSPLVGMDKKQAGQGGGKGDSPRGDRKPFNKDRKPAGDRKRK is encoded by the coding sequence ATGGGACAAAAGACAAATCCAATAGGAAACAGACTTGGGATCATCAGAGGATGGGATTCAAACTGGTATGGTGGAAATGATTACGGTGACAAAATCGCTGAAGATTATAAAATCAGAAAGTATATCCACGCTCGTTTATCAAAAGCTAGTGTATCAAAAGTAATCATCGAGAGAACTTTGAAACTTGTAACCGTTACTATCACAACTGCCCGTCCTGGTATCATTATCGGAAAAGGTGGTCAAGAGGTAGACAAGTTGAAAGAAGAACTTAAGAAAGTTACTGACAAAGAGGTTCAAATCAACATCTTTGAAATTAAAAGACCTGAGTTAGATGCATATTTAGTTGGAACTAGTATTGCACGTCAAATCGAAAGCCGTATTTCATACAGAAGAGCTATTAAAATGGCTATCGCAGCAGCAATGCGTATGAATGCAGAAGGTATTAAAGTTTTGATTTCTGGTCGTTTGAACGGAGCTGAAATGGCACGTTCTGAGCAATTCAAAGAAGGTAGAATTCCTCTATCAACTTTCAGAGCCGATATTGATTATGCTTTGGCTGAAGCACATACTACTTATGGTAGAATGGGTATCAAAGTATGGATCATGAAAGGTGAAGTTTATGGAAAAAGAGATCTTTCTCCACTTGTAGGCATGGATAAAAAACAAGCTGGTCAAGGTGGTGGAAAAGGAGATTCTCCAAGAGGTGACAGAAAACCTTTCAACAAGGACAGAAAACCTGCGGGAGACCGTAAAAGAAAGTAA
- the rplP gene encoding 50S ribosomal protein L16 gives MLQPKRTKYRKVQKGKMKGNAQRGHELSSGMFGIKSVHENGMFLTSRQIEAARIAATRYMKREGQLWINIFPDKPITKKPLEVRMGKGKGAVEYWAAVVKPGRIMFEVGGVPLSVAKEALRLAAQKLPVKTKFVVARDFEA, from the coding sequence ATGTTACAGCCTAAAAGAACAAAATACCGTAAGGTACAGAAGGGTAAAATGAAAGGGAATGCTCAAAGAGGGCACGAACTTTCAAGTGGAATGTTTGGAATTAAATCTGTACATGAAAATGGAATGTTTTTAACTTCACGTCAAATCGAAGCTGCACGTATCGCTGCAACAAGATATATGAAAAGAGAAGGACAATTATGGATCAATATTTTCCCGGACAAACCAATTACCAAAAAACCTCTTGAGGTACGTATGGGTAAAGGTAAAGGTGCGGTCGAATATTGGGCTGCAGTTGTAAAACCAGGAAGAATCATGTTTGAAGTTGGTGGAGTTCCGCTATCAGTTGCTAAAGAAGCTTTGCGTCTTGCAGCTCAAAAACTTCCAGTAAAAACTAAGTTTGTCGTTGCTAGAGATTTCGAAGCATAA
- the rpmC gene encoding 50S ribosomal protein L29, which produces MKQSEIINLSAAELQEKLSQLRKAYADLKNAHAISPIANPLQIRSARRAVARVATELTKRELQ; this is translated from the coding sequence ATGAAACAATCAGAAATTATAAATCTATCCGCAGCTGAGTTACAAGAAAAACTTAGTCAATTAAGAAAAGCGTATGCTGACCTAAAGAATGCTCATGCTATTTCTCCGATTGCAAATCCACTTCAAATTAGAAGTGCTAGAAGAGCGGTTGCCAGAGTGGCAACAGAGCTAACTAAAAGAGAGTTACAATAA
- the rpsQ gene encoding 30S ribosomal protein S17 yields the protein MEDKRNLRKERIGVVTSNKMDKSIVVAQVTRVKHPLYGKFVLKTKKFHAHDETNDCNIGDTVKIMETRPLSKTKCWRLVEIIERAK from the coding sequence ATGGAAGATAAAAGAAATTTAAGAAAAGAAAGAATTGGTGTGGTTACATCAAACAAAATGGACAAGTCTATTGTTGTTGCACAAGTAACTAGAGTAAAACACCCATTATACGGTAAGTTCGTATTGAAAACTAAAAAGTTTCATGCACACGACGAAACAAATGACTGTAACATTGGTGATACAGTAAAGATCATGGAAACAAGACCTTTATCAAAAACTAAATGTTGGAGATTAGTTGAAATCATTGAAAGAGCTAAATAA
- the rplN gene encoding 50S ribosomal protein L14: protein MVQQESRLKVADNTGAKEVLTIRVLGGTKRRYASVGDKIVVSIKDATPNGNVKKGAVSTAVVVRTKKEVRRADGSYIRFDDNACVLLNAAGEMRGTRVFGPVARELREKQFMKIVSLAPEVL from the coding sequence ATGGTACAACAAGAATCAAGACTAAAAGTCGCAGATAACACAGGAGCAAAAGAAGTTTTGACTATCCGTGTATTAGGAGGAACGAAACGTCGTTATGCCTCTGTTGGAGATAAAATTGTAGTTTCAATCAAAGACGCAACACCAAACGGTAACGTTAAGAAAGGTGCTGTTTCAACTGCAGTTGTAGTACGTACTAAAAAAGAAGTGAGAAGAGCCGATGGTTCTTATATCCGTTTCGATGACAATGCATGTGTTCTTTTGAATGCTGCAGGAGAAATGAGAGGAACTCGTGTTTTTGGTCCGGTTGCAAGAGAACTTCGTGAAAAACAATTCATGAAAATTGTATCATTAGCACCTGAAGTGCTTTAA
- the rplX gene encoding 50S ribosomal protein L24, with amino-acid sequence MIKLKVKSGDTVKVIAGDHKGLTGKITRVYREKNKAIVEGVNMVSKHTKPSAKNPQGGIVKKEAPIHISNLSLVSGADTAKSGAKKDSKKANKA; translated from the coding sequence ATGATAAAGCTAAAAGTAAAATCAGGAGACACTGTAAAAGTTATCGCTGGAGACCACAAAGGGTTAACAGGTAAAATTACACGTGTATACAGAGAGAAAAATAAAGCGATCGTTGAAGGCGTTAACATGGTATCGAAACATACGAAACCAAGTGCTAAAAACCCTCAAGGCGGAATCGTTAAGAAAGAAGCTCCTATCCACATCTCAAACCTTTCTTTGGTAAGCGGTGCTGATACAGCTAAAAGCGGAGCGAAAAAAGATTCAAAAAAAGCTAATAAAGCATAG
- the rplE gene encoding 50S ribosomal protein L5, protein MAYTPRLKQEYKDRVIAALKEEFGYKNVMQVPKLEKIVLSRGVGAAVSDKKLVDYAVDELTKVTGQKAVSTISKKDVASFKLRKGMPIGAKVTLRGERMYEFLDRLITSSLPRVRDFNGIKATGFDGRGNYNLGVTEQIIFPEIDIDKVNKISGLDITFVTSANTDKEAKSLLAELGLPFKKN, encoded by the coding sequence ATGGCATATACACCTAGACTTAAGCAAGAGTATAAGGACAGAGTAATCGCTGCCCTTAAGGAAGAATTCGGTTATAAAAACGTAATGCAGGTCCCTAAATTGGAGAAAATCGTTTTAAGCCGTGGAGTTGGAGCAGCAGTATCTGATAAAAAACTTGTTGACTATGCAGTTGATGAGTTGACAAAAGTTACTGGACAAAAAGCAGTATCTACAATCTCTAAGAAAGACGTTGCGTCTTTCAAATTGAGAAAAGGTATGCCAATTGGAGCAAAAGTAACTCTTAGAGGAGAGAGAATGTATGAGTTTTTAGATAGACTTATCACATCATCTTTACCACGTGTTAGAGATTTTAATGGTATCAAAGCTACTGGTTTTGACGGAAGAGGTAACTACAACCTTGGTGTTACTGAGCAAATCATTTTCCCTGAAATTGATATTGACAAAGTAAACAAAATATCAGGTTTGGATATTACATTCGTAACGTCTGCAAACACAGATAAAGAAGCAAAATCATTATTAGCAGAATTAGGTTTACCTTTTAAAAAGAATTAA
- the rpsN gene encoding 30S ribosomal protein S14, with protein MAKESMKAREVKREKTVAKYAEKRKALLEAGDYEALQKLPKNASPVRLHNRCKLTGRPRGYMRQFGISRVTFREMANQGLIPGVRKASW; from the coding sequence ATGGCTAAAGAATCAATGAAAGCCCGTGAGGTTAAGAGAGAAAAAACGGTAGCAAAGTATGCTGAGAAAAGAAAAGCTTTATTAGAAGCTGGAGATTACGAAGCGTTGCAAAAATTACCTAAAAATGCTTCACCGGTTCGTTTACACAATCGTTGTAAATTAACAGGTAGACCAAGAGGTTATATGCGTCAATTCGGTATTTCACGTGTTACATTCCGTGAAATGGCCAACCAAGGATTAATACCGGGAGTTAGAAAAGCTAGCTGGTAA
- the rpsH gene encoding 30S ribosomal protein S8 — MYTDPIADYLTRVRNAVMANHKVVEIPASNLKKEITKILFDQGYILSYKFDDTTVQGTIKIALKYDKDTKDSVIKDIQRISKPGLRKYAGASKLPRILNGLGIAIVSTSKGLMTGKQAKQLNVGGEVICYVY, encoded by the coding sequence ATGTATACAGATCCTATTGCGGATTATCTTACGAGAGTTAGAAATGCAGTGATGGCAAACCACAAAGTGGTTGAGATTCCGGCATCTAACCTTAAAAAAGAAATCACAAAAATTTTATTCGATCAAGGGTATATTTTAAGTTACAAGTTTGATGACACTACCGTTCAAGGTACCATCAAAATCGCTCTTAAGTATGATAAAGATACTAAAGACTCTGTAATTAAAGATATCCAAAGAATTAGTAAACCAGGTTTACGTAAGTACGCAGGTGCTTCAAAATTACCTAGAATCCTTAACGGTTTAGGAATTGCTATTGTTTCAACTTCAAAAGGTTTAATGACCGGGAAACAAGCTAAGCAATTAAATGTTGGTGGAGAAGTAATTTGTTACGTATACTAA
- the rplF gene encoding 50S ribosomal protein L6, translating into MSRIGKNPISIPAGVTVEVSDTVITVKGKLGQLTQDYADVTVKVEEGQLTVERPSDSKDHRAKHGLYRSLISNMVTGVSEGFTKELELVGVGYRASNQGQKLDLALGFSHNIVLEVAPEVKLETISEKGKNPIVKLTSFDKQLVGQIAAKIRGFRKPEPYKGKGVKFVGEVLRRKAGKSA; encoded by the coding sequence ATGTCAAGAATAGGTAAAAATCCAATTTCGATTCCTGCTGGTGTTACTGTTGAAGTTAGTGATACAGTAATTACAGTTAAAGGAAAATTAGGTCAACTTACACAAGATTACGCAGACGTAACTGTAAAAGTTGAAGAAGGTCAATTAACAGTTGAAAGACCATCTGATAGTAAAGATCACAGAGCAAAACACGGATTATACAGATCATTAATCAGTAATATGGTTACAGGTGTATCTGAAGGTTTTACTAAAGAATTAGAATTGGTTGGAGTTGGTTACAGAGCTTCGAATCAAGGTCAAAAATTAGATTTAGCTTTAGGTTTTTCTCATAATATCGTTTTAGAAGTTGCTCCTGAAGTAAAACTAGAAACAATCTCTGAGAAAGGTAAAAACCCAATCGTGAAGTTAACATCTTTCGACAAACAATTAGTAGGTCAAATCGCTGCGAAAATCAGAGGTTTCCGTAAACCAGAGCCTTACAAAGGTAAAGGAGTTAAGTTTGTTGGTGAAGTATTAAGAAGAAAAGCAGGTAAATCAGCTTAA
- the rplR gene encoding 50S ribosomal protein L18, whose amino-acid sequence MSLTKSERRQRIQYRIRKIVSGTAARPRLSVFRSNKEIYTQLIDDVNGVTLLAASSKDKGADTKGTSIEVAAAVGKLVAEKALKAGITEVTFDRGGYLYHGRIKSLAEGARAAGLKF is encoded by the coding sequence ATGTCATTAACAAAATCTGAAAGAAGACAAAGGATACAATACAGAATCAGAAAGATTGTAAGCGGAACCGCTGCAAGACCAAGATTATCTGTATTCAGAAGTAATAAAGAAATCTATACACAACTAATTGATGATGTGAATGGAGTTACTTTATTAGCTGCTTCATCAAAAGATAAAGGAGCGGATACTAAAGGTACCAGCATTGAAGTAGCAGCTGCAGTTGGAAAACTAGTTGCAGAGAAAGCGTTAAAAGCCGGAATTACAGAAGTAACATTCGATAGAGGAGGTTATTTATATCACGGTCGTATTAAATCATTAGCAGAAGGCGCAAGAGCGGCTGGGCTTAAATTCTAA
- the rpsE gene encoding 30S ribosomal protein S5 has protein sequence MMSKYKNVELVKPSGLELKDRLVSVNRVTKVTKGGRAFGFSAIVVVGDENGVVGHGLGKSKDVSEAIAKAVEDAKKNLVRIPLSGQSVPHEQKGKFGGAAVFLMPASHGTGVIAGGAVRSVLESVGIHDVLSKSQGSSNPHNVVKATFDALLQMRSAVTVAKQRGISLEKVFKG, from the coding sequence ATTATGTCTAAATACAAAAATGTAGAATTAGTAAAACCTAGTGGTCTTGAATTAAAAGATCGTCTGGTAAGTGTAAATCGTGTTACCAAAGTAACAAAAGGAGGAAGAGCATTTGGTTTTTCTGCGATTGTTGTTGTAGGTGATGAAAACGGAGTAGTTGGTCACGGATTAGGAAAATCTAAAGATGTTTCTGAAGCTATTGCAAAAGCAGTAGAAGATGCAAAGAAAAACTTAGTTAGAATTCCTTTGAGTGGACAATCAGTTCCTCACGAACAAAAAGGAAAATTTGGTGGAGCTGCAGTATTTTTGATGCCGGCATCTCATGGTACCGGAGTAATTGCAGGTGGAGCTGTTCGTTCAGTTCTTGAGTCAGTTGGTATTCATGATGTATTATCAAAATCACAAGGTTCATCAAACCCTCACAACGTGGTAAAAGCAACTTTTGATGCTTTATTACAAATGAGAAGTGCTGTTACTGTTGCAAAACAAAGAGGTATTTCTTTAGAGAAAGTTTTTAAAGGTTAA
- the rpmD gene encoding 50S ribosomal protein L30, with protein MAKLLVKQVRSKINCPLTQKRGLEALGLRKMGQTVEHDSNPAILGMINKVKHLVSVEEVK; from the coding sequence ATGGCTAAATTATTAGTAAAACAAGTTAGAAGCAAAATCAACTGTCCACTTACACAAAAAAGAGGATTAGAGGCTTTGGGTCTTCGTAAAATGGGACAAACTGTGGAGCATGATTCAAATCCTGCTATCCTTGGAATGATAAATAAAGTTAAACACTTAGTTTCCGTAGAGGAAGTTAAATAA
- the rplO gene encoding 50S ribosomal protein L15, protein MNLSNLQPAEGSTHNQNKRLGRGEGSGKGGTSARGHKGAKSRSGYSKKIGFEGGQMPLQRRVPKFGFTNINRKEYQGVNLDALQLLVDNGIVTDTVDFTVFVENRLATKNETVKILGRGELKAKLKVTAHKFTATAKAAIEAAGGEAVTL, encoded by the coding sequence ATGAATTTAAGTAACTTACAACCTGCTGAAGGTTCTACACACAATCAAAACAAAAGATTAGGTAGAGGAGAAGGTTCTGGAAAAGGTGGTACTTCTGCAAGAGGTCACAAAGGGGCTAAGTCTCGTTCTGGTTATTCTAAAAAGATTGGTTTTGAAGGAGGTCAAATGCCACTTCAAAGACGTGTACCTAAGTTTGGTTTTACAAACATCAATCGTAAAGAATACCAAGGAGTAAATCTTGATGCACTTCAATTATTAGTTGATAACGGAATTGTTACCGATACTGTAGATTTTACAGTATTTGTTGAAAACCGTTTGGCTACTAAAAACGAAACTGTAAAGATTCTTGGTAGAGGTGAACTAAAAGCAAAATTAAAAGTAACAGCACATAAATTTACTGCTACTGCAAAAGCTGCTATCGAAGCTGCTGGTGGAGAAGCCGTAACCTTATAA
- the secY gene encoding preprotein translocase subunit SecY yields the protein MKKFFESFINVWKIEELKNRIVLTLLLLLVYRFGAHVTLPGIDATQLQDLAGQTDKGIGSILDMFTGGAFSKASVFALGIMPYISASIVVQLMGIAIPYLQKLQKDGESGRKKLNQITRWLTIAITLVQGPGYIYNLYRTLPSSAFLLGFDSFSFLFSSVLILTTGTVFAMWLGEKITDKGIGNGISLLIMVGILARLPQALFQEFTSKVTNNNGGPMLLVIEVIVWLLVIVACVLLVMAVRKIPVQYARRTTTGDFEQDMMGGNRQWIPLKLNSAGVMPIIFAQAIMFIPAAVAGLSKSETSQSIAGTFSDMFGLWYNIVFASLIVIFTFFYTAITVPTNKMADDLKRSGGFIPGVKPGVETADFLDKIMSLITFPGSLFLALIAVFPAIVVSASVQQSWAMFYGGTSLIIMVGVAIDTIQQVNSYLLNKHYDGLMKSGKNRKAVA from the coding sequence ATGAAGAAATTTTTTGAATCATTTATAAATGTTTGGAAAATAGAAGAACTAAAGAACAGAATTGTTTTAACGCTGCTGTTACTTTTAGTTTACAGATTTGGTGCGCACGTTACGCTTCCGGGTATTGATGCTACTCAATTGCAGGACTTAGCTGGGCAAACAGATAAAGGTATCGGATCGATACTTGACATGTTTACCGGTGGAGCTTTCTCAAAAGCGTCAGTATTTGCGTTAGGTATCATGCCATACATTTCTGCTTCAATTGTTGTTCAGTTAATGGGTATTGCCATTCCGTATTTGCAAAAACTGCAAAAAGATGGTGAAAGTGGCAGAAAGAAATTAAATCAAATTACAAGATGGTTAACCATCGCGATTACTTTAGTTCAAGGTCCTGGTTATATCTATAACCTATACAGAACTTTACCAAGTAGCGCTTTCCTTTTAGGATTTGATTCGTTCTCTTTCTTATTTTCATCGGTTTTAATTTTGACTACAGGTACTGTTTTCGCTATGTGGTTAGGAGAAAAAATTACAGATAAAGGAATTGGAAATGGTATTTCATTATTAATTATGGTAGGTATTCTTGCTAGATTACCACAAGCATTATTTCAAGAGTTTACTTCAAAAGTTACCAATAATAATGGTGGACCAATGTTGTTAGTAATTGAAGTTATCGTGTGGCTATTAGTAATTGTTGCCTGTGTGCTATTAGTTATGGCGGTTAGAAAAATCCCGGTTCAGTATGCGCGTCGTACAACAACAGGAGATTTCGAACAGGACATGATGGGTGGAAACAGACAATGGATTCCGTTAAAACTGAATTCTGCTGGGGTAATGCCAATCATCTTTGCTCAGGCAATTATGTTTATCCCTGCTGCAGTAGCCGGACTTTCAAAATCTGAAACGTCTCAGTCTATTGCAGGAACATTCAGTGATATGTTCGGTCTTTGGTACAATATTGTTTTTGCATCGTTGATTGTAATTTTTACATTCTTTTACACGGCAATTACTGTCCCAACAAATAAAATGGCAGATGATTTAAAAAGAAGTGGTGGATTTATTCCCGGTGTTAAGCCTGGAGTTGAAACAGCAGACTTCTTAGATAAAATCATGTCTCTAATAACATTCCCTGGTTCATTATTTCTTGCTTTAATTGCTGTGTTCCCAGCGATTGTTGTTAGTGCTAGTGTTCAACAATCTTGGGCAATGTTCTATGGTGGAACTTCGCTTATAATTATGGTCGGAGTTGCCATTGACACTATCCAACAAGTAAATTCTTATTTGTTGAATAAACACTATGATGGATTGATGAAAAGTGGTAAAAATAGAAAAGCAGTAGCTTAG
- the infA gene encoding translation initiation factor IF-1 codes for MAKQSAIEQDGSIIEALSNAMFRVELENGHVVIAHISGKMRMHYIKLLPGDKVKLEMSPYDLSKARITYRY; via the coding sequence ATGGCAAAACAATCAGCAATAGAACAAGACGGATCAATAATTGAAGCATTGTCAAATGCAATGTTCCGTGTGGAATTAGAAAACGGACATGTTGTAATTGCTCATATTTCTGGAAAAATGCGTATGCATTACATTAAATTGTTACCTGGTGACAAAGTAAAACTAGAAATGAGTCCTTACGATTTGTCAAAAGCAAGAATTACTTATAGATACTAA
- the ykgO gene encoding type B 50S ribosomal protein L36 produces the protein MKVRTSVKKRSAECIIVRRKGRLYVINKKNPRFKQRQG, from the coding sequence ATGAAAGTAAGAACATCAGTTAAGAAACGTAGTGCCGAGTGCATCATCGTTCGCAGAAAAGGAAGATTATACGTAATCAACAAAAAGAATCCTAGATTTAAACAAAGACAAGGATAA
- the rpsM gene encoding 30S ribosomal protein S13 → MARIAGVDIPKNKRGVIALTYIFGVGKSRASEILAKANVSEDIKVQDWNDEQIGAIRDAVSYYKIEGELRSEVSLHIKRLMDIGCYRGIRHRSGLPLRGQRTKNNSRTRKGKRKTVANKKKATK, encoded by the coding sequence ATGGCAAGAATAGCAGGGGTAGACATCCCAAAAAACAAAAGAGGAGTTATCGCTTTAACCTACATCTTCGGAGTTGGTAAAAGTCGTGCAAGCGAAATATTAGCAAAAGCTAATGTTAGTGAAGACATTAAAGTTCAAGATTGGAATGACGAGCAAATCGGAGCAATCCGTGATGCTGTATCATACTACAAAATTGAAGGTGAGCTTCGTTCAGAAGTTTCATTACACATTAAGCGTCTAATGGATATTGGATGTTACAGAGGAATCCGTCACAGATCTGGTCTTCCGTTAAGAGGACAAAGAACTAAGAACAACTCTAGAACAAGAAAAGGGAAAAGAAAAACTGTTGCTAACAAGAAAAAAGCAACTAAATAA
- the rpsK gene encoding 30S ribosomal protein S11 — protein MAKATTKKRKVIVESTGEAHISATFNNIIISLTNKKGEVISWSSAGKMGFRGSKKNTPYAAQMAAEDCGKIALEAGLKKVKVYVKGPGNGRESAIRSIHNAGIEVTEIIDVTPMPHNGCRPPKRRRV, from the coding sequence ATGGCTAAAGCAACAACAAAAAAACGTAAAGTTATCGTTGAATCAACAGGTGAAGCTCATATTAGTGCAACCTTTAACAACATCATCATTTCTTTGACTAACAAAAAAGGTGAGGTTATTTCTTGGTCTTCAGCAGGTAAAATGGGTTTCAGAGGTTCTAAAAAGAATACTCCGTATGCAGCTCAAATGGCAGCAGAAGATTGCGGTAAAATTGCATTAGAAGCTGGACTTAAAAAAGTAAAAGTATATGTAAAAGGACCAGGTAACGGGCGTGAGTCTGCTATCAGATCTATACATAATGCAGGAATTGAAGTAACTGAAATCATTGACGTTACTCCAATGCCACACAACGGATGTCGTCCTCCTAAAAGACGTAGAGTATAA
- the rpsD gene encoding 30S ribosomal protein S4 has product MARYTGPSTRIARKFGEAIFGEDKAFEKRNYPPGQHGMAKKRGKKSEYAVQLMEKQKAKYSYGILEKQFRNLFEKAAASKGVTGEILLQLCEARLDNVVFRMGIAPSRRAARQIVSHRHITVNGELVNIPSYHLKPGDKVAVREKSKSVEAINSSLANSSHVYEWITWNNDTKEGTFVSVPQRLQIPENIKEQLIVELYNK; this is encoded by the coding sequence ATGGCAAGATATACTGGTCCAAGTACAAGAATTGCTCGTAAATTTGGCGAAGCAATATTCGGAGAAGACAAAGCCTTCGAAAAAAGAAATTATCCTCCTGGACAACACGGGATGGCTAAAAAAAGAGGTAAAAAATCTGAGTACGCTGTCCAATTGATGGAAAAGCAAAAAGCTAAATATTCTTATGGAATTTTAGAAAAACAATTCAGAAATTTATTCGAAAAAGCAGCAGCTTCTAAAGGTGTAACTGGTGAAATCCTTTTACAATTATGCGAAGCAAGATTAGATAACGTAGTTTTCAGAATGGGAATTGCTCCATCAAGAAGAGCAGCTCGTCAAATCGTTTCTCACCGTCACATCACTGTGAACGGAGAATTGGTTAACATTCCTTCTTATCACTTAAAACCAGGCGACAAAGTTGCCGTTCGTGAAAAATCTAAATCTGTTGAAGCAATCAATAGTTCATTAGCGAATTCTTCTCACGTATATGAGTGGATTACATGGAATAATGACACTAAAGAAGGAACTTTCGTTTCTGTTCCGCAAAGACTTCAAATTCCAGAAAATATTAAAGAGCAGTTAATCGTCGAATTGTACAACAAATAA